AGAGTTCACCAAAAAGATTTCCACTCAAGATTAGGATTACTAAGAATGGTTGGACAAAGAAAAAGATTATTAGGATATTTAGCTAAAAAAGATTTAGAAGGATACAGAAACTTAATTGCTAGATTAGGAATAAGAAAATAGTTTAAGATAACTAAGCGTTAAAAGACGAGAGAATTCTCGT
This genomic stretch from Fusobacterium sp. DD2 harbors:
- the rpsO gene encoding 30S ribosomal protein S15 codes for the protein MRSKAEIIKEFGRFEGDTGSTEVQVALLTEKINHLTNHLRVHQKDFHSRLGLLRMVGQRKRLLGYLAKKDLEGYRNLIARLGIRK